One Primulina huaijiensis isolate GDHJ02 chromosome 5, ASM1229523v2, whole genome shotgun sequence DNA segment encodes these proteins:
- the LOC140977792 gene encoding probable small nuclear ribonucleoprotein G isoform X1, with amino-acid sequence MSRSGQPPDLKKYMDKKLQSKCPILNANRTVVGTLRGFDQFMNLVIDNTVEVNGDEKTDIGMVVIRGNSVVTVEALEPVARPQ; translated from the exons ATGAGCAGATCAGGTCAACCCCCAGATCTCAAGAA GTACATGGACAAGAAGCTACAGAGTAAGTGCCCAATT CTGAATGCCAACCGTACAGTGGTCGGAACCCTTCGTGGTTTCGATCAGTTTATGAACCTGGTGATAGACAACACTGTTGAAGTGAATGGAGATGAGAAAACCGATATTGGCATGGTG GTTATCAGAGGAAATAGTGTGGTTACTGTTGAAGCTCTTGAGCCGGTTGCCCGCCCACAATGA
- the LOC140977278 gene encoding rho GTPase-activating protein 1-like: protein MTVTLPSHSTSITCVAPTNNDALPQQTFLNPVALYRRNNCDYSYNTGTQILGVEEERGDQLSVLAVLVTVFRKSLVGCRSTSCELEEQLMEIGVPTNVRHVAHVTFDRFDGFLGLPVEFEPEVPRRPPSASTRVFGVSTESMQLSFDTRGNCVPTILLMMQRRLYSQGGLQSEGIFRINAENGQEEYVREQLNNGMIPENIDVHCLGGLIKAWFRELPRAILDSLSPEQVILAQSEDECARLVSLLPPTEEALLDWAINLMADVAQLEYLNKMNARNIAMVFAPNMTHMSDPLTALMYVVQVMNFLKTLVMKTLRAREDSVPDAGRALNLKPPDEDAHQGSLGRVILEVNEVNDQDEQLRVGKEPLSEKNCYANSTSPTKPETRNSANCFLGSVESMLTDVSDNLSANRLDCEKDAFGNGRTQQKSWRTERKSNNVKKESRKPAAKSKELSITSRLNSRAERVESWR from the exons ATGACAGTGACACTGCCTTCACACTCAACCTCCATTACATGTGTAGCACCTACAAACAATGATGCTTTACCCCAACAAACCTTTCTTAACCCTGTAGCTTTGTACAGGAGAAATAATTGTGATTATAGCTATAATACCGGTACGCAAATACTCGGAGTAGAAGAAGAGAGGGGGGATCAGCTCTCTGTTCTGGCAGTTTTGGTGACTGTTTTCAGGAAATCTTTGGTGGGTTGTCGAAGCACAAGCTGTGAGCTTGAAGAACAGCTAATGGAGATTGGGGTGCCTACCAATGTGAGACATGTTGCTCATGTTACTTTTGACAGGTTTGATGGGTTTCTAGGTCTCCCGGTTGAGTTTGAACCTGAAGTTCCGAGAAGGCCACCTAGTGCTAG TACAAGAGTTTTTGGAGTTTCGACGGAGTCAATGCAGCTGTCTTTTGACACCAGAGGTAATTGTGTTCCAACTATACTTTTGATGATGCAAAGACGCTTGTACTCGCAAGGTGGCTTGCAG TCGGAAGGAATCTTCAGGATTAATGCGGAGAATGGCCAAGAAGAGTATGTCCGGGAACAATTAAATAACGGGATGATTCCAGAAAACATTGATGTGCATTGTTTAGGAGGCCTGATTAAG GCTTGGTTTAGAGAACTCCCTAGAGCAATATTGGACTCCCTTTCCCCAGAACAGGTGATACTGGCTCAATCAGAAGATGAGTGCGCTCGTCTTGTTAGTCTCCTTCCTCCAACGGAAGAAGCACTACTGGACTGGGCAATTAACCTGATGGCTGATGTTGCTCAGCTCGAATATCTCAACAAAATGAATGCACGGAACATTGCCATGGTTTTCGCACCCAATATGACTCAC ATGTCTGATCCTTTGACAGCATTGATGTATGTGGTCCAAGTCATGAATTTCCTCAAAACTCTCGTCATGAAAACATTGAGAGCGAGAGAAGATTCGGTACCAGATGCTGGTCGTGCACTGAATTTGAAGCCTCCAGATGAAGATGCCCATCAGGGCTCGTTGGGACGTGTAATTCTTGAAGTCAACGAAGTGAATGATCAGGATGAACAACTTCGTGTTGGCAAAGAACCATTGTCAGAAAAAAACTGCTATGCTAATTCTACGTCCCCAACCAAGCCAGAAACTAGAAATTCTGCCAATTGTTTCCTTGGTTCTGTTGAGAGCATGCTAACTGATGTGTCTGATAATCTTTCTGCAAATAGACTTGACTGTGAAAAAGATGCTTTTGGTAATGGAAGAACACAACAAAAGAGTTGGAGAACCGAAAGAAAATCCAATAATGTGAAGAAAGAGTCCAGAAAACCTGCTGCAAAAAGCAAGGAATTAAGCATTACTAGCCGCTTGAATTCACGAGCCGAAAGGGTGGAATCCTGGAGGTGA
- the LOC140977792 gene encoding probable small nuclear ribonucleoprotein G isoform X2, with product MSRSGQPPDLKKYMDKKLQIKLNANRTVVGTLRGFDQFMNLVIDNTVEVNGDEKTDIGMVVIRGNSVVTVEALEPVARPQ from the exons ATGAGCAGATCAGGTCAACCCCCAGATCTCAAGAA GTACATGGACAAGAAGCTACAGA TAAAGCTGAATGCCAACCGTACAGTGGTCGGAACCCTTCGTGGTTTCGATCAGTTTATGAACCTGGTGATAGACAACACTGTTGAAGTGAATGGAGATGAGAAAACCGATATTGGCATGGTG GTTATCAGAGGAAATAGTGTGGTTACTGTTGAAGCTCTTGAGCCGGTTGCCCGCCCACAATGA